From the genome of Cryptococcus decagattii chromosome 8, complete sequence:
TCCAAGGCCCACTCGTCCTCCCTCCAGGTTTCAACAGATCCCTGCCTCTCAGTCCCTTCTCCACAAATGCCCCACTCACCCTGGGCACTATCGAAACAGCTCCGACAAAAGCTAGTAATGCAAACCCGATATTCGCTTGTAAAGCCGGCAAGGCCGGTTGTTTTGGTAATGGCACATTTGAGATGATTGACTGGATTGGCGGTGGGAGAGTGGGAAGGATGATTGGGAGCAGAGggttgaggatgagcagAAGAGATATGGGGATGAGAGTGGATGTGAGCAGTACTGGGGGGGAATGGCCGTAGCTCATCGTTGACAATTtatggtggagaagagatgagattGGAGAAGTGTTCGGTCCGTTATTAGTTTAGGTGTTGACGTGGAAACAGTGCTGGCCGCGGTTATCTTTTATCTCAGGCACAAGCAACTATTTTTAACATTCCCTGCTCAGTCTGTCTGGAAGTCTCTTCAAACCATTAGTTCTACAAAAGAATGCTGACAGGGCATCGCTACACAGTCCATAGCTTCATACGGGATCACTACTACTCTCAGTTACATCAAAACAATGTTATTTCTAGGGTTGAATCTTCTATCTTTTTTGTTTATTTCTTAGCAACCAAAGAGCGACCGCTCATCTCTGCTCAACCTGTCAGCAATCCCTTGGATGATTTTTCTCCCAGGAACACTCACCCTCGGGCTTGGGCAAACCAAGGATGTCCAAGATGGTAGGTGCGACGTCGGCAAGAGCTCCAGGCTCGTCGGAGACCTCAAGAGAACCCTTGTCACCAGTGACGATGAAGGGGACGTGGTCTGTACGATTTAGTCAGCACCTCCCAAATCAGAGGCTCTTTGAAGTGGACTCACTGGTAGTGTGGGCGGTGTGGGGGTTACCAGTCTTGGGGTCCAACATCTGCTCCGCGTTTCCGTGGTCGGCAGTAATACAGAGGACGTAACCGGCCTCTTCACAAGCGTCGTAAACAGTCTTGACAGCGGCGTCGGTAGCGGTGATAgccttgacagcagcaTCATAGTCACCAGTGTGGCCAACCATATCGGGAGGGGCAAAGTTGCACATGACAAATTCGAATTTGTCAGACTTGACAGTCTCAGCGACCTTGTCGGCAACGCCTTGGACGGACATCTCAGGCTTCTTGTCGTAAGTGGCAACCTTGGGAGAGGGAATCATCGCACGCTGCTCATTCTCGAATTGCTTCTCGACACCACcgttgaagaagaaggtaaCGTGGGCGTATTTTTCGGTTTCGGCAATGTGGCACTGTTTAACACCCTGCTTGGCGAGCCACTCGGCGAGGACGTTGGTCATACCTTGAGGAGGGAAAGCGATAGGGAAGGGGAACTCGATGTTGTACCTGGACATGGTGGTGATGTGCAAGTCCTCGGGAACGTCAACCTCCATAGGCTTATCGGGGAGACCGAGTACCTGGACAATCTCTCGCATCCTGTCTGATCGGTAGTTGAACATGTAGAGAGAGTCACCCTTCTTGATTCGGGAGTCTTCAGAACCGGAGATGATGGGCTTGATGAACTCATCAGTCACATCCTTCTCGTAACAGTCCTCAACAGTCTTGATCAAACCCTCCTGGTCGGTcttctcaccctcacccTTGACCAAACCATTGACCGCAACCTTGATACGGTCCCACCTCTTGTCACGGTCCATCGCGTAGTATCTCCCACAAACGGTAGAAATCTCTCCGACACCGACCTCCTTGATGTAGTCTTGCAACTGCTTGATGTACTTGGTAGCAGACTTGGGAGCAGTGTCTCGACCATCGCCGAAGAAGTGGATGAAGACATGAGGGATCTCGTAAGACTTGGCGACTCGGAGGAGGGCGAACAAGTGTTGGATGTGGGAGTGGACACCACCGTCAGAAACGAGACCGAGCAAATGAAGTCGACCAGAGGTCTCCTTGGCGTGCTTCATAGCATCAATGATAGCGGGCTGGTCCTTAAactcatccttcttgatGGCTAGTATGTGTTAGCGCGCACAACGTTTTTCCTTTCAAAAAATACAGGTAGAATACTCACACTGGTCAATCTTGACGATATCCTGCCAAACAATTCGGCCGGCACCAATGTTCAAGTGTCCAACTTCGGAGTTACCCATCAAGCCCTCCTTCAAACCGACAGCAAGACCGTGAGCTTCGAGCTCGACAAAGTTGTGCTTGTCGCGGATAGCATCCATGTGGGTGGTGTCACCGTGGAAAATGGCGttacccttctcctccttcgAAAGACCCCAACCGTCGTGGACGCTATATCgatgaaaaaaaatatAGAGATTAGCGTTTGTGCCGAGACATACGACTCGATCACCCGCCCTCACCCCTCGTCGCCATTACACAACTCCTCCCCTGTTTGAGAATCATACTCACATCAAGCAGACTTTCTCTGTAATGCAACATCAGCAACTGATAACGAAGCGGCCTGCCAGCTGCGCCATTTGTGATTCTACTCACTGTTGACCTGGGCGGtcttctgcttcttgtTGGCATCGTCGGCGTTGGGAGAGGTGGGTGGACGGGTGGACATGATAtgtatttttttttctacAGATCTAAACGTgtggagagaaaaagaagattgaAATAGAAAGAAAAGTGAACGAGAAATCAACGGGATGCGCGACGTCACTCCCCCAACGCGGGTTTTCAATTCATTTCCGCCAATCAAAACGCCGATAGCTGCAACACCGAGCACTGTGACTTAAGTATCTacaaacatatgcatatGTATGCTACTACTACATCTTCTATCCCACCACTCGGTGCAGCTTCTGAATGTCTGTATTATTGTCAGAATATGCACTCTGTAACAAAGAACTGAGTGCTTACCGCTTAAGAGCACATCGCCTTGCTTGAGCACCTGTTCATACATTGCCGTCTTATTCTGGCTCGCCAACTTGTTCGTAGTAATCACCCCGTTCACCTTATCAATTGTGCACGCTAATCGTCCGTTCGCAATAAACCTCGACAAGTCCTTGTCCATATATTGCTCGCTAACGCCAAATGAACGGCAAAACCTTTCCATCGTCAGGCTCCTGTATGATTCGAGAAGCTGAGAATAAGCCTTGATCCGCATCTCGCGGACGTAATATCGGGCATGAGGGACAAGGTAGGGGGTGGTCAGGAGATATTGTTGCTCAACTTCGGCGAGagcgatgaagaaggcagaATAATTGCTCTTATAGAGAGAGTTCGTCAAGCTGGCTAAAGAGGGGATGTTGGGTAGGGCACCGTTCACTTCGGGGCTTGCGAGAACCTTCACTTTTCTTAGCAGCGCGTTCGAATGCCAAGGATCATATACTTACTTTGTCCTTGATACCTTTCCTGTCACATCCAACACCAGCAGCCAAAATGGTCAACGCCACAAACTCGTCATACTCCATCAATTCTGTTGCGGTAAAAGTAGACAGCGAGTCGATAAGGAGCTCGGCAGCCTCCTTAAACTCTCGGATAGTCAAATGTCGGAGAGCTCGGTACACCTTCAGTCGATTTCTTCGGTCCCAATCACCGCCAGAGTCGATAAAGCTACAATTGCGTCAGTTGAAAATATATATCCCACAAAGAAAGATGCCCTACTTGTTTGCACGGGTGATGTTGGTGGTGACGAGGTGGATATCAGAGAAGAACAATCCGATTCGCACAATGGCCAAAACGAGATCGATCTTTGCTCCCAATCCTGCCGTCTTCTCAATTGCAACCTCTAAAGCCGGCAGCGCTCGCTCCTGTAATCCAAGTCATCTCGATCAGCGACTCAATCCCACCAAATCACTAAACGCAGACCCACCTTATCTCCTATCCTGACAAAGTACATCGCCTTATTCCTCAACAACTCTGAAATCTCGCTGTCcccttcattctcttctgCATCTTTCAATTTACGATCATACTCCTCTATCTGctccttgttcttctcttcGAGCTTTTGAATAAGTTCCGTTTTGTCAGAGTTTATGCTCTTGAGGTACGGTGCCATTTCTACACGTAGATAGTTTGTGCCATCAGCGCACTTTTCATGTAGAGGTTTCTAAGTCCGGTCCAAGTGGAACGTACCATCTTTCTCGGCAGCCTCCCAGAAAGCCTTCTCCGCTTCGTCCTTCTTGTAGTCAACATGCTGTATCTTATAATACCAAGTAGGAATTTTGAGGTTGGGGTAGGGAAGGGGCACGCTGTCGTCAGCCATGTTCAATAAATACAGTTATGGATCGTATATAAATTGTTGTTTCAGCGTTGTTATTACGAACGACCGTGAATCCTCCTCCAAGCGGTGACGCGGCGTAATACTAGTTACGTAAATTTATCCCATACAGTTACGTAAGTCAATCCGGCGAACAGCCTTGTCCTTTGTCGCCCTTGTGTTTTCTTCACAATTCACAGAGCTAGATACATTTCCCACCTCCTCACCTCATCTACTCTTTCTGTGTTGTTCGCTCCTCGAAGGCGCCAGACGGACCAGCGGCGGCAACATACCACGTAGCCTCGAATCTTCCAGCTGCAATTCCACGCCCGAATCAGCTCTAACCTCCCTTCGTCGCACGAGGTCAAGTCGAATCCGCGTCCCTATTCATCACCTCTTTCGAGTGTGCCTGCCAACCAAATCCCAAATTCTCATCAATTTCACCCACTCAATATTTAGTCCAACATAGCCTCCAATAATACTTCGACCATGTCGGATAACGCAGCGTTCAAGTTTGGATCCTTTGATTATATATGTCAACATGCCGCTTTAGTGGTTTGTCCCATGCTTGGTGATCAGCAAGGGATTGCTCCCACATGTTACAGCCGAAACGTTCAGCTGGGTAGTCAGATTATCTTCCAGCCGTGTGAGTAGGAAAGAACAACTACGGAAGGTTTAGATTCGGTGCACTAACCAAAGACTCCCACAGCAACATGCATCCTGCACATTGCTGCGTTGATCATGGCGACCATCATGCTTCTTCACGTCCGTTCCAAGTATACTGCAGTCGGCAGAAAAGAAATCATGTTATTTTTCTACATGTACATGTGGGTCGAGCTCTTCGCCATCTTTCTTGACTCGTCCATCATCCCCACCGCCAACAAAGTCTACCCTGTGAGTGATATTAGCATTCGACAGAAAAAATTGTTTGCCTGATAAGAGTGACATTGCAGTGGTTCGCGGCGATATATGCCGGTAGTGTCGGTGCACTATACTGGTGTCTCCTCATAAACGGTTTCGTCGGCTTCCAATTCCATGAAGACGGTACACCCATGTCGTTATGGTTCCTCCGTATTTCCTCACTTGTCGTCGGTGCTGTTTGTTTTGGTATCGCAGCCGCTACATTTAAGGGgagctcctcttccatgtCACCGACAAATACTGTGGGATTGTTCATCACATACTTGGTATTCCCTTGTGTGTGTGTTTTGATTTACTTTATCTCGCAGATGTTGTTGGTGGTCAGGACTTTGGATGACCGTTGGGTGagtaaaaaaaaaagcttACATCCATTGAAGGCGATATCCTTGGGGAGAGGGAACTGAACAGAATGCGTAGGTTATTGGTGATCTCCTTTTCATGGCTGGTTTCTACATCGCCGGTGTCCTTCTCCTGATCGCATTCTCTGTGACAATTTGCGACTCTGTCAAGCACTACGTCGATGGCGGTACGTCCAGATTTTTCAATCACCTCTCGCATTTCCTGGGCTGACATCGAATTAGTGTTTTTCTCTACTCTCGCCTTCCTTTTCGCCGTCATGATGGTTTACAAATACTGGGACTGTAAGTTTTTCACATTCACACATCGTGATGGTCGGAGACCTATGCTGATAACGTACTTGTCATACTTGTCCAGCTATTACCAAGGAAGATCTTGAATTTTCCGTTGGCTCCAAACAAGCTGTCTGGGACGTCAAAGACCCTCTCCTTGCCGTACGTCCCCTCTATACCTCTCCATCCGATATCCAATCTTCTGACTTCTTCCCCCTTACCATCGTAGACCGGTATGGATTATTACGAAGACGATACCCAATCAGCATACCACGGAGCAGGCGGATCCCTCGTTGGTGGATACAATGGTAACCAATACTATAGTAATCAACCTGGGTACGCGCAGAGCGCCTACGGTCAACAAGGATATGGGCAGTATGGTGCCGGCGGGTATGGACAAGGACATTACTAGCTGGGCTGGTACATATGTGCTATTTGAGATGGTCGAcaggatggagagaagtGAGGCACCTTGCGTGGATGGTGCCGGAACTAAGACTTGTCGATGGTGTCGCTTGTCAGATGTGGAATGGACAATTCACTTCGTAAGGGGATGGTGTACGATAAGTTTAGCCAATTTAGTACTCCTTTTAgtattttttttctttttctttctgtAGCTTCCCTTTATCCCTCAGCTTGATGGCTAAGATTTTTCCATATCACTTCTTTAGGTGTTTCCGACGCCCTGTTCCATTAACAGAATAAGAAGAAGTACTTTGGTAACTAACTGTTTACGCGTTATTCACGAGCTGTTTTTACGTAGATGATCCTTATGCATGGACAATTAGTTTGAGCCGTTTGTTAGGGAGTATAATGAAGTTTAGTATCCACCGATGAATAgtacatcatcatcatcatcaaagcGATATAAGTGGTTTTGATGCATTGGGTCTCATCAGAAGTAATTATGGATCATTAAATTCGTCTCAACTTCAGAGTAAGAGCTCAACTTAACTTGCCCCACAGTTATCACACGCCCCATCTGTATTTATTCTGATGTAGGCTGTGCATGGCGAAAAGCTTACAAGCACAATGAACGATGCAGAAAGAAGAACGACGACTtgggaggaaaaaggaagggaaaataaataaaaagCAAAAAATATCTCCCCGGTGCGAGTCGAACGCACGACTTTCAGATGTGAGATTGTTAACCAATTACAGTCTGACGCTCTAAACCACACTAAACTACGGAGAGTTATTATACGGAATTATGAAAGAAGCATCATATCATGAATAAAGCAGAACCGATTAAGCTTATCAACATTCAGCGCGCTTTTCGCCGTCGATTCCTGTTTCGTTCATCCTAGGGACTGCTGGCTGCGACCATGTGATCGCCTCATTTTTGTCTCTTAAAGTTGTTTCCCAATTTCCGTCGGTGCCGGACTTGCATGTATCGAAGGAATGAATGTACTAATAAAATCGCATCCAGACATCGGTTTCAATTACTTTTGCAAGATCTTTCATACGCAACCATTCCGAAGTACCGCATTCTTTCCGAAGTGCCGCATCCATTCCGAAGTACCGCATCCACCCggtttcttcttcattacTTGGGGCATATCGCCTAGCGAACCTCGGAGATGTAGTTTTGTCATCGCTACTCACGTCTTTCATGGCCTTCCGGTGTCATCGGCccgccttcttcattaTGTCGTCCGTCAACTTATGCTTGTCAGTAATGCCTCCAGATCCGAAACTCACAGATCCACTTCAACCCTGTCAGATTACCAATCACTGTGCCAACGACAACCTTCAACCTTCAATCTTCCACTTACATTCCTCATGAATGCTCTGTGTCTTTATTTACCCGCCTTTATCCGCCTACCCATGAGGAACCTCTGAATGGTTGTTAGGTAATGAACGGAGCtggagagaaaggaaaggacaACGGGTCGAGACAGACAAAGAAGAAACCGATTTTTCTTCGATAACACACGTGCTACACAGGCTTGATACTGCCAGCCAAGAACTGGCGAGATTGCCAGGAATAGATCGCCGGCGGCAGAGTAAGTCGAAATGGATAGGAGACATGGAGGAAGACGGCTGTCAGAATTGGGCTGAAGAGCTGAGAAGTAATTATTATTTGGGATCCTCATATGGATGATGCGTGCTGACATTTAGTAGTCCCAACGGAAATATCAAAGCTTTTCCAACTTGAGGCTACCCTATCCATTTCACAAAACCTCGAAGATTGCAGTGTTGGAGCCATGATTTGACATTTTCCCTTATGTGACATTTGTCTTTGTTGCCTCCATGGCCCCCTGTTACCCCGGCATCTGACTTTTCACCTGTATTTCTCGGTTACTCGTAACTAAGAGTTGAAAGCTTCGCTCTTGCTTAGGATACCGAATGTTAGTTGTACTGAGTGATAACAGTTGCCATTGATGAGGGTTGCTTTCTACGTTAGGGTACAAATTTCCCCATTTCTTGTGTGGAACATCTTTGATATGTAGGCTGACTATTTGGCTACAATGTTGATCAGCAGGACATTATGGACTACCGAAACTTTTAATTGTATACTATTAGGCAAGATATTTGTATTTAAACTTGCCAAGCGGCATGGGATGGGTTTATGTATATCTCCATACACTTTCATCAGTCTCGGGACTCAACGCTATGGTTTATAAAAATGTACATATGTTATTGAGATTACTACGGGAATCCAGTTTATTTAACGGAACGTTAAACAGGAAACTTCCGCTCGCAGAACGAAATTCGATCACGTACCGTGTACTTGTGATAAACCGGTGTATCTCGAGTCAACGTCGATCCCCCACTTTTGATGAACCCTTTCCCCCGCGGACGCGAAAATAATCGTTATGGTTCACAGTTACATAGCAGGCAAGCTGTCCACAGCGacaaggaaaaaagggCCATTTAATTAG
Proteins encoded in this window:
- a CDS encoding 2,3-bisphosphoglycerate-independent phosphoglycerate mutase: MSTRPPTSPNADDANKKQKTAQVNKKVCLIVHDGWGLSKEEKGNAIFHGDTTHMDAIRDKHNFVELEAHGLAVGLKEGLMGNSEVGHLNIGAGRIVWQDIVKIDQSIKKDEFKDQPAIIDAMKHAKETSGRLHLLGLVSDGGVHSHIQHLFALLRVAKSYEIPHVFIHFFGDGRDTAPKSATKYIKQLQDYIKEVGVGEISTVCGRYYAMDRDKRWDRIKVAVNGLVKGEGEKTDQEGLIKTVEDCYEKDVTDEFIKPIISGSEDSRIKKGDSLYMFNYRSDRMREIVQVLGLPDKPMEVDVPEDLHITTMSRYNIEFPFPIAFPPQGMTNVLAEWLAKQGVKQCHIAETEKYAHVTFFFNGGVEKQFENEQRAMIPSPKVATYDKKPEMSVQGVADKVAETVKSDKFEFVMCNFAPPDMVGHTGDYDAAVKAITATDAAVKTVYDACEEAGYVLCITADHGNAEQMLDPKTGNPHTAHTTNHVPFIVTGDKGSLEVSDEPGALADVAPTILDILGLPKPEEMSGRSLVAKK
- a CDS encoding chitin synthase export chaperone, which produces MSDNAAFKFGSFDYICQHAALVVCPMLGDQQGIAPTCYSRNVQLGSQIIFQPSTCILHIAALIMATIMLLHVRSKYTAVGRKEIMLFFYMYMWVELFAIFLDSSIIPTANKVYPWFAAIYAGSVGALYWCLLINGFVGFQFHEDGTPMSLWFLRISSLVVGAVCFGIAAATFKGSSSSMSPTNTVGLFITYLVFPCVCVLIYFISQMLLVVRTLDDRWVIGDLLFMAGFYIAGVLLLIAFSVTICDSVKHYVDGVFFSTLAFLFAVMMVYKYWDSITKEDLEFSVGSKQAVWDVKDPLLATGMDYYEDDTQSAYHGAGGSLVGGYNGNQYYSNQPGYAQSAYGQQGYGQYGAGGYGQGHY